A region of Paractinoplanes abujensis DNA encodes the following proteins:
- a CDS encoding discoidin domain-containing protein yields MPDVRPRGGAAPPSATAPPEPPPARRRSRKAWWTVIGLITAVLLAGGLHVAYRATTEKAVPAPSVPSLAVPAATVVASEAVLPPSEPPSRAVAAPVTSVPRVSPKVTTAAEPNPSGANLALTGLVSASSIEAPHFAAAEAADGDPASRWSSGFAQPQWLRVDLRERRRLTEVTLVWEHAHATAYRVEVSLDGKTWKRIFATTAGAGGTVTVDAGGTVARFVRMYGTKRSNQYGFSLWELEIR; encoded by the coding sequence ATGCCTGACGTGCGGCCGCGTGGGGGCGCGGCGCCGCCGTCCGCGACCGCGCCGCCGGAGCCGCCGCCGGCCCGGCGCCGGTCGCGTAAGGCCTGGTGGACCGTGATCGGGCTGATCACCGCGGTGCTGCTGGCGGGTGGTCTGCACGTGGCCTATCGCGCGACGACCGAGAAGGCCGTGCCCGCACCCAGCGTGCCGTCGCTGGCCGTGCCGGCCGCCACGGTCGTCGCGTCCGAGGCGGTGCTGCCGCCGTCGGAGCCACCGAGCCGAGCCGTGGCGGCGCCCGTCACGAGCGTGCCCAGGGTGTCACCCAAAGTGACAACGGCGGCTGAGCCGAACCCGTCCGGTGCCAACCTTGCGCTGACCGGTCTCGTGTCCGCCAGCAGCATCGAGGCCCCGCACTTCGCGGCGGCCGAGGCCGCCGACGGTGACCCGGCGTCGCGCTGGTCGAGCGGCTTCGCCCAACCGCAGTGGCTACGGGTCGACCTGCGCGAGCGCCGCAGGCTGACCGAGGTCACGCTGGTCTGGGAGCACGCGCACGCGACCGCCTACCGGGTCGAGGTCTCGCTCGACGGCAAGACCTGGAAGCGGATCTTCGCGACGACCGCCGGCGCGGGCGGCACGGTCACCGTCGACGCGGGCGGGACGGTGGCGCGGTTCGTGCGGATGTACGGCACCAAGCGGTCCAACCAGTACGGCTTCTCGCTGTGGGAGCTGGAAATACGGTGA
- a CDS encoding GNAT family N-acetyltransferase, which translates to MFKVDLGKGAELRQLVPWQAEEFLAHIERARATVDPWIPWASRSTDLASARQTLQRYADLESRGEGRILGIWLDGVLVGGVMMFDYDDASGVCEIGCWLEPAGTGRGLITQSAALLIEWLIRDRGIYRVEWHCRPDNVASSNVARRLGLKHEATLRGNFVWKGVRYDTEIWAVLAPEWPESAP; encoded by the coding sequence GTGTTCAAGGTCGATCTGGGTAAGGGCGCCGAGCTCCGGCAGTTGGTTCCGTGGCAGGCCGAGGAATTCCTGGCCCACATCGAGCGGGCGCGGGCCACCGTCGACCCGTGGATCCCGTGGGCCAGCCGCAGCACCGACCTGGCCTCGGCCCGGCAGACCCTGCAGCGCTACGCCGACCTGGAATCGCGCGGCGAAGGCCGGATCCTCGGCATCTGGCTCGACGGCGTGCTCGTCGGCGGCGTCATGATGTTCGACTACGACGACGCCTCCGGGGTCTGCGAGATCGGCTGCTGGCTCGAACCCGCAGGCACCGGCCGCGGCCTGATCACCCAGTCGGCCGCCCTGCTGATCGAATGGCTGATCCGCGACCGCGGCATCTACCGAGTCGAGTGGCACTGCCGCCCCGACAACGTGGCCAGCTCCAACGTGGCCCGCCGCCTGGGCCTCAAACACGAGGCCACCCTGCGCGGCAACTTCGTCTGGAAGGGCGTCCGCTACGACACGGAGATCTGGGCCGTCCTAGCCCCCGAATGGCCCGAAAGTGCTCCCTGA
- a CDS encoding DUF1684 domain-containing protein has product MDALDLTDFRAATARMYLAGTGLAEFRAERDKLFATHPQSAIAEPSSFTGLRYHPANENAVIEADVRPADGEIDIDTGGPDGVVHYNRVGIIETPYGELSLWWIEAYGGGLFLPVRDATSGKTSYGGGRYLTDTVKGTHGRGLQPLGGSRVRLDFNYLYNPSCAYNDAYLCPLAPPENTVAGAIEAGELTYH; this is encoded by the coding sequence ATGGACGCTCTCGATCTGACCGACTTCCGCGCGGCCACAGCCCGGATGTATCTGGCCGGCACCGGTCTGGCCGAGTTCCGGGCCGAGCGCGACAAACTGTTCGCCACCCACCCGCAGTCGGCCATCGCCGAGCCGTCCTCGTTCACCGGCCTGCGCTACCACCCGGCCAACGAGAACGCCGTCATCGAGGCCGACGTGCGCCCGGCCGACGGCGAGATCGACATCGACACGGGCGGCCCCGACGGCGTCGTCCACTACAACCGCGTGGGCATCATCGAGACCCCGTACGGGGAACTCTCCCTCTGGTGGATCGAAGCCTACGGCGGCGGCCTGTTCCTCCCCGTACGCGACGCCACCAGCGGCAAAACCTCCTACGGCGGCGGCCGCTACCTGACCGACACGGTCAAGGGCACCCACGGCCGGGGTCTGCAGCCCCTGGGCGGCTCCCGGGTGCGGCTCGACTTCAACTACCTCTACAACCCGTCGTGCGCCTACAACGACGCCTACCTGTGCCCGCTGGCCCCGCCGGAGAATACCGTGGCCGGCGCGATCGAGGCCGGCGAACTCACCTACCACTGA
- a CDS encoding ABC transporter ATP-binding protein — MSLDARLVVKRDGFTLDVDLTAEPGEVVALLGPNGAGKTTTLRALAGLLPLDHGRITLDGVRLDGLAPEQRRIGVVFQDYLLFPHLNALDNVAFGPRCRRVPRAQARQQAHEWLTRVGLADHVRKKPRQLSGGQAQRVALARALASEPRMLLLDEPLAALDARTRLDTRARLRGHLAAFPGATVLVTHDPLDALMLADRLVIVEDGRVVQTGDAATITAQPRTDYVARLVGLNLYRGRADGATVELPDGFTLTTGTDEQGAVFVAFPPSAVALYPSRPDGSPRNTWPATVTTVSRQGDSLRIELGGPLPAAADVTPAAAVHLGLEPGREVWASVKATEIRAYKA; from the coding sequence ATGAGCCTCGACGCGCGACTGGTCGTCAAGCGGGACGGGTTCACGCTCGACGTCGACCTGACCGCCGAGCCCGGCGAAGTCGTCGCTTTGCTGGGCCCCAACGGCGCCGGCAAGACCACGACCCTGCGCGCGCTGGCCGGCCTGCTGCCGCTCGACCACGGCCGGATCACCCTCGACGGCGTACGGCTGGACGGGCTCGCCCCCGAGCAGCGGCGCATCGGCGTGGTGTTCCAGGACTACCTGCTCTTCCCGCACCTGAACGCGCTCGACAACGTCGCTTTCGGGCCCCGGTGCCGCCGGGTGCCGCGCGCCCAGGCACGGCAGCAGGCCCACGAGTGGCTGACCCGGGTGGGCCTGGCCGACCACGTACGGAAAAAGCCACGCCAGCTCTCCGGTGGTCAAGCCCAACGGGTGGCCCTGGCCCGGGCGCTGGCCTCCGAGCCGCGCATGCTGCTGCTCGACGAGCCCCTGGCCGCGCTGGACGCCCGTACGAGATTGGACACGCGGGCCCGGCTGCGCGGGCACCTGGCCGCCTTCCCCGGCGCGACTGTGCTGGTCACCCACGACCCGCTGGACGCGCTGATGCTGGCCGACCGGCTCGTCATCGTCGAGGACGGCCGGGTCGTGCAGACGGGCGACGCCGCCACGATCACCGCGCAGCCCCGCACCGACTACGTGGCCCGGCTGGTCGGCCTCAACCTCTACCGGGGCCGGGCCGACGGCGCCACCGTCGAGCTGCCCGACGGCTTCACGCTGACGACCGGGACCGACGAGCAGGGTGCGGTCTTCGTGGCGTTCCCGCCCTCAGCGGTCGCGCTCTACCCCAGCCGCCCCGACGGCAGCCCCCGCAACACCTGGCCCGCCACCGTGACAACCGTCTCGCGGCAGGGTGATTCTCTTCGCATCGAACTCGGCGGCCCCCTGCCCGCGGCGGCCGACGTCACTCCCGCCGCTGCCGTTCACCTGGGCCTCGAACCCGGACGTGAGGTCTGGGCCAGTGTCAAGGCGACCGAGATCCGCGCCTATAAAGCCTGA
- a CDS encoding ABC transporter permease, which yields MNRRRAPLALLIPAALGLAFLILPLAGLLIRAPWTTLPERLTEPGILAALRLSLLTASLATLVCLVLGVPLAWVLARLEFPGRRLVRALVTVPLVLPPVVGGVALLLVFGRRGLVGGWLDQTFGVSLPFTTTGVVVAEAFVAMPFLVIAVEGALRGADVRFEEAAATLGASRWTTFRRVTLPLIAPGVAAGAVLCWARALGEFGATITFAGNFPGRTQTMPLAVYLALEQDVDAAIVLSLILLVVSVGILAALRDKWVAP from the coding sequence CTGAACCGTCGTCGAGCCCCGCTGGCGCTGCTGATCCCGGCCGCGCTCGGCCTCGCGTTCCTGATCCTGCCCCTGGCCGGGCTGCTGATCCGGGCGCCGTGGACGACGCTGCCGGAACGGCTGACCGAACCCGGCATCCTGGCCGCGCTGCGCCTGTCGCTGCTCACCGCGAGCCTGGCCACGCTGGTGTGCCTGGTCCTCGGCGTACCGCTGGCCTGGGTCCTGGCCCGGCTGGAGTTCCCGGGCCGGCGGCTGGTGCGTGCGCTGGTCACCGTGCCGCTGGTGCTGCCACCGGTGGTCGGCGGGGTGGCGCTGCTGCTGGTGTTCGGGCGGCGAGGGCTGGTCGGCGGATGGCTCGACCAGACGTTCGGGGTGAGCCTGCCGTTCACCACCACGGGCGTGGTCGTGGCCGAGGCCTTCGTGGCGATGCCGTTCCTGGTGATCGCCGTGGAGGGGGCGTTGCGCGGCGCCGACGTGCGGTTCGAGGAGGCCGCGGCCACGCTCGGCGCCTCCCGCTGGACGACGTTCCGCCGGGTCACGCTGCCGCTGATCGCGCCCGGAGTGGCCGCGGGCGCGGTGCTCTGCTGGGCCCGGGCGCTGGGCGAGTTCGGCGCGACCATCACCTTCGCCGGCAACTTCCCCGGCCGTACGCAGACCATGCCGCTCGCCGTCTATCTGGCGCTGGAGCAGGACGTGGACGCGGCGATCGTGCTGAGCCTGATCCTGCTCGTCGTCTCGGTCGGCATCCTGGCCGCGCTGCGGGACAAGTGGGTGGCCCCATGA
- the modA gene encoding molybdate ABC transporter substrate-binding protein → MRRMLSGVALLAVLASAACGDSGDSAPAAGPSGSAAGGELIVMAAASLTESFDKIKTDFEEQNPGLEVTISYGGSSGLAQQITSGAPADVFAAASPATMKTVVDAGDAQGDPVVFVKNQLVIATAKGNPEGVRTLADLKNPELKVALCAEQVPCGSAAQKAIEAAGVDVEPVTLEQDVKAALSKVKLGEVDAALVYRTDAKAASADVDGVEFPESAGAINDYPIVALKNAPNPSAAASFVAFVRSEPALKILTDAGFQQP, encoded by the coding sequence ATGAGGCGAATGCTCAGCGGCGTGGCGCTGCTGGCGGTGCTGGCGTCGGCGGCGTGCGGCGACTCCGGCGACAGCGCTCCCGCGGCCGGCCCCAGCGGCAGTGCGGCCGGCGGCGAACTGATCGTCATGGCGGCCGCGTCCCTCACCGAGTCCTTCGACAAGATCAAGACTGATTTCGAGGAGCAGAACCCCGGCCTCGAAGTCACGATCTCGTACGGGGGCAGCTCCGGCCTGGCCCAGCAGATCACCTCGGGCGCGCCCGCCGACGTCTTCGCGGCGGCCAGCCCGGCCACGATGAAGACTGTCGTCGACGCGGGCGACGCCCAGGGCGACCCGGTCGTCTTCGTGAAGAACCAGCTCGTCATCGCCACCGCCAAGGGCAACCCCGAGGGCGTCCGGACGCTGGCCGACCTGAAGAACCCGGAGCTCAAGGTCGCGCTCTGCGCCGAGCAGGTGCCGTGCGGCTCAGCGGCCCAGAAGGCGATCGAAGCGGCCGGCGTGGACGTCGAGCCGGTCACGCTGGAGCAGGACGTGAAGGCCGCCCTGTCCAAGGTGAAACTGGGCGAGGTCGACGCGGCCCTGGTCTACCGCACGGACGCCAAGGCGGCGAGCGCCGACGTGGACGGCGTCGAGTTCCCGGAGTCGGCCGGCGCGATCAACGACTACCCGATCGTCGCGCTCAAGAACGCGCCGAACCCGTCGGCCGCCGCGTCGTTCGTCGCGTTCGTCCGGTCGGAACCGGCGCTCAAGATCCTCACCGACGCAGGGTTCCAGCAGCCCTGA
- a CDS encoding TOBE domain-containing protein, which yields MTTYRIGEAADLLGVSVDTVRRWVDAGRLTAGRDDHGHRHVAGADLAAFARSLADEPDPGTSRSSARNRLRGIVTAVVRDEVMAQVDIQAGPFRVVSLMSREAVDDLGLEVGSTAVAVIKSTTVVVERGDDR from the coding sequence GTGACGACCTATCGCATCGGTGAGGCGGCCGACCTGCTCGGCGTCAGCGTGGACACGGTGCGGCGCTGGGTCGACGCGGGCCGGTTGACCGCCGGGCGCGACGACCACGGGCACCGGCATGTCGCGGGGGCCGACCTGGCCGCGTTCGCCCGGTCGCTGGCCGACGAGCCCGATCCGGGCACCAGCCGCTCCTCGGCGCGCAACCGGCTGCGGGGCATCGTCACCGCGGTCGTGCGCGACGAGGTGATGGCGCAGGTGGACATTCAGGCCGGCCCGTTCCGGGTGGTGTCGCTGATGAGCCGTGAGGCGGTTGATGACTTGGGCCTCGAGGTGGGTTCGACGGCGGTGGCCGTCATCAAGTCGACCACGGTGGTCGTGGAGCGAGGGGACGACAGATGA
- a CDS encoding class I SAM-dependent methyltransferase: MPERIAEVTAFLAEVLAPRAPLTVIIDGGDHGAAARFASRLAAAFPPSARAWNVDAVMGLSGPAGGVLDSALNVLEPAADRVIVYLRASRRAPAGEGERRAQVVIDHHDPQWPVIRHVHPRLADPDRWHLTESRAFFAPKAAGWDDKFGDDLPAYGKAVEAAGPAPGDVALDLGCGTGRALPALATAVGPTGRVIGLDCTPAMLAEAHAKGRDRAATLLQADARLLPLATAAADVVFAAGLVHHLPDPEAGLAELARVTRPGGRLVLFHPTGRVALAARHGRKLTPADPMNEDNLTRALEATGWTPSRYEDDENHFLAVAVRSPAVPQAPGG, translated from the coding sequence GTGCCCGAACGCATTGCCGAGGTCACCGCCTTCCTGGCCGAGGTGCTCGCCCCCCGCGCGCCACTCACCGTCATCATCGACGGTGGTGACCACGGTGCCGCCGCGCGCTTCGCCTCCCGGCTGGCCGCCGCCTTCCCGCCCTCGGCCCGGGCGTGGAACGTCGACGCCGTCATGGGTCTGAGCGGCCCCGCCGGGGGAGTGCTGGACTCGGCCCTCAACGTGCTCGAACCGGCAGCCGACCGCGTCATCGTCTACCTGCGCGCGAGCCGCCGGGCCCCCGCCGGCGAAGGCGAACGCCGGGCCCAGGTGGTGATCGACCACCACGATCCCCAATGGCCGGTCATCCGCCACGTCCACCCCCGGCTGGCCGACCCCGACCGCTGGCACCTGACGGAGAGCCGGGCCTTCTTCGCCCCCAAGGCGGCCGGCTGGGACGACAAATTCGGTGACGACCTGCCCGCGTACGGGAAAGCAGTCGAAGCCGCCGGGCCCGCCCCCGGCGATGTGGCCCTCGACCTGGGCTGCGGCACCGGCCGGGCCCTGCCCGCCCTGGCCACCGCCGTAGGCCCGACCGGCCGGGTGATCGGCCTCGACTGCACGCCCGCGATGCTGGCCGAGGCCCACGCCAAGGGCCGCGACCGGGCGGCCACCCTGCTCCAGGCCGACGCCCGCCTGCTCCCGCTGGCCACCGCGGCGGCCGACGTGGTGTTCGCGGCCGGCCTCGTGCACCACCTGCCCGACCCCGAAGCCGGCCTGGCCGAGCTGGCCCGGGTCACCCGCCCGGGCGGCCGCCTGGTCCTCTTCCACCCCACGGGCCGGGTGGCGCTGGCGGCCCGCCACGGCCGCAAACTGACCCCCGCCGACCCCATGAACGAGGACAACCTGACACGCGCCCTGGAGGCCACCGGCTGGACCCCGAGCCGCTACGAGGACGACGAGAATCATTTCCTGGCAGTAGCCGTCCGCTCCCCAGCGGTGCCCCAGGCCCCCGGCGGGTGA
- a CDS encoding endonuclease/exonuclease/phosphatase family protein produces MVTVDTPAGEVLVAHHKPSWPFGHELERQRQAVAAARVLEQHAAQVGHVIVLGDFDARPDAASMRFWRGLQPVDGLSVCYQDAWETAHPADPGHTFSAVNPLVRAGEVATALSRRIDYILVRSGDHGPTLDVRSCGLVLDRPVGGVWASDHFGVVADLEVPDHPPGAWGTAGERTATARK; encoded by the coding sequence ATGGTCACAGTGGACACGCCGGCCGGCGAAGTCCTGGTTGCGCACCACAAACCGAGCTGGCCGTTCGGCCATGAACTGGAACGGCAGCGGCAAGCCGTTGCCGCCGCCCGGGTTCTGGAACAGCATGCGGCGCAGGTCGGCCATGTCATCGTGCTCGGTGACTTCGACGCGCGGCCGGACGCGGCGAGCATGCGGTTCTGGCGGGGGTTACAACCCGTCGACGGGCTCAGCGTGTGCTATCAGGACGCGTGGGAGACGGCGCACCCGGCCGATCCGGGCCACACGTTCAGCGCCGTCAACCCGCTCGTCCGGGCCGGTGAGGTCGCGACGGCGTTGTCCCGGCGCATCGACTACATCCTGGTCCGGTCCGGTGATCACGGCCCCACCCTCGACGTCCGATCCTGCGGTCTGGTCCTGGACCGGCCCGTCGGCGGCGTGTGGGCCAGCGATCACTTCGGGGTCGTGGCGGACCTGGAAGTGCCGGATCACCCGCCGGGGGCCTGGGGCACCGCTGGGGAGCGGACGGCTACTGCCAGGAAATGA
- a CDS encoding endonuclease/exonuclease/phosphatase family protein — protein sequence MRIVTMNVLGPANPGWDRRRRLIAETLQGLQADIVALQEVPVGSAPEVVDELVGPGYQVQGFSRTAADGVGGALATRGQHRVVGEIDQRDTVRGKVCPGARR from the coding sequence ATGCGGATCGTCACGATGAATGTGCTGGGGCCGGCCAACCCGGGCTGGGACCGGCGCCGGCGGCTGATTGCGGAGACGCTGCAGGGGCTGCAGGCCGACATCGTCGCGCTGCAAGAGGTTCCCGTCGGCAGTGCGCCGGAAGTCGTGGACGAGCTGGTCGGCCCCGGCTATCAGGTGCAAGGCTTCTCCCGTACGGCCGCAGACGGGGTGGGCGGGGCTTTGGCCACTCGCGGGCAGCATCGCGTCGTCGGGGAGATCGATCAGCGGGACACCGTACGGGGGAAAGTCTGCCCTGGTGCGCGACGCTGA
- a CDS encoding MarR family winged helix-turn-helix transcriptional regulator, with the protein MSRSGADLALLLLGGFRTLVDSAITELAAAGFEDARPVHDFAMRAIAAGADTASELGRSLSITKQSAARTIAVLQERGWVTTGPDPRDARRKRLEVTPLGFEVMRTGEAIFDRLREEWAARIGPAELEKLEHHLTTLAGPQPVRFDSPGWLAQDTTG; encoded by the coding sequence ATGTCCCGATCCGGCGCCGACCTGGCCCTGCTGCTCCTCGGCGGCTTCCGCACCCTCGTCGACTCCGCGATCACCGAACTGGCCGCCGCCGGCTTCGAGGACGCCCGCCCCGTCCACGACTTCGCCATGCGCGCCATCGCCGCCGGCGCCGACACGGCCTCGGAGCTGGGCCGCAGCCTCTCCATCACCAAGCAGTCGGCCGCCCGCACGATCGCCGTCCTGCAGGAACGCGGCTGGGTGACCACCGGCCCCGACCCCCGCGACGCCCGCCGCAAACGCCTGGAAGTCACCCCGCTCGGCTTCGAGGTCATGCGCACCGGAGAGGCCATCTTCGACCGCCTCCGCGAGGAGTGGGCCGCTCGCATCGGCCCCGCCGAGCTGGAAAAACTCGAACACCACCTGACCACGCTGGCCGGCCCGCAACCCGTACGCTTCGACTCGCCGGGCTGGCTGGCCCAGGACACCACAGGCTGA
- a CDS encoding alpha/beta fold hydrolase, translating to MKVDINGTTLHYVEAGTRGEPILLVHGFPETSYAFHRVMPLLAGNHRVFAVDLRGFGDSAAGDNDSATAAEDLHQLIAHFGVGPVHLVGQDIAGGAVYRLAATHPEDVRTLIAVEMGLAGYGLEALADVTHGGAWHIGVLAAPGVPEMLLAGHEREFLEYLLPAGDVGEFARTYARPGGWRGAAGLYRSMLREGDELRALPTLTMPVLAVGPFAVATMRQVAQQVTAVELDGVGHYVALEAPERLAHAVLDFIRGC from the coding sequence ATGAAGGTCGACATCAACGGAACTACCCTGCACTACGTCGAAGCGGGTACCCGCGGCGAGCCGATCCTGCTGGTCCACGGCTTCCCCGAGACCTCGTACGCCTTTCACCGGGTGATGCCGCTGCTGGCCGGGAATCACCGCGTCTTCGCCGTCGATCTGCGCGGCTTCGGCGACTCGGCCGCGGGCGACAACGACAGCGCGACCGCTGCCGAGGATCTGCACCAATTGATCGCGCACTTCGGGGTGGGCCCGGTGCACCTCGTGGGCCAGGACATCGCCGGCGGTGCGGTCTATCGGCTGGCCGCCACGCATCCGGAGGACGTGCGCACCCTGATCGCGGTCGAGATGGGGCTGGCCGGCTACGGGCTGGAGGCGCTGGCCGACGTCACGCACGGCGGCGCCTGGCACATCGGCGTGCTGGCTGCGCCAGGCGTGCCCGAGATGCTGCTGGCCGGGCACGAGCGCGAGTTCCTGGAGTATCTGCTGCCGGCGGGCGACGTCGGCGAGTTCGCGCGCACCTACGCCCGGCCGGGCGGGTGGCGCGGCGCCGCCGGTCTCTACCGCTCGATGCTGCGCGAGGGCGACGAGCTGAGGGCGCTGCCCACCCTCACGATGCCGGTGCTGGCGGTCGGCCCGTTCGCCGTCGCCACCATGCGGCAGGTCGCCCAGCAGGTGACCGCGGTGGAGCTGGACGGCGTGGGTCACTACGTGGCGCTCGAGGCTCCCGAGCGGCTGGCCCACGCCGTCCTCGACTTCATCCGAGGCTGTTGA
- a CDS encoding galactose-binding domain-containing protein — protein sequence MTVTRRALLSAAALTPAATLLPSPTAAAAASPPGDVVGKISVGYQGWFSCPGDGAPIGGWWHWSRDRFQPPSASNTTIVSWPDMRDFTHAYPTAYPNLGDGRPATLFSSYDQQTVDTHFQWMRTYGIDTAALQRFNPTGDEGPTRDAMAAKVRGAAEATGRKFYIMYDVTGWTSMQNQIKTDWSQKMSPYASSPAYARQNGKPVVCIWGFGFNDDGRPFPPAACLDVVNWFKAQGCYVIGGVPTYWREGKNDSRAGFSDVYHAFHMLSPWMVGRTGTLDGLDWFLANVNTADQADCNAHGIDYQPCVLPGDLSSGHRRHGDFYWRSLYNMIRLGAQGLYVSMFDEFNEGNQIAKTAETGASVPAGTGIRALDEDGTFCSADYYLRITGDGGRMLKGQTALTATRPTPPTTGTPPVPTGDLAAGKPVTAGSANGPYGPGNAVDGNAGSYWESTNHVFPQWIEVDLGTPYAVKRLVLRLPGTWERRTQTITVPGRAAETYVFDPASGNTVTITLPGTSVRQLRLTFTANTGWPAAQLAALEAYA from the coding sequence ATGACTGTCACCCGACGAGCACTGTTGTCCGCGGCCGCCCTCACGCCCGCGGCAACCCTGCTCCCGTCACCCACCGCGGCCGCGGCCGCCTCCCCGCCCGGCGACGTCGTCGGCAAAATCAGCGTCGGCTATCAGGGCTGGTTCTCGTGCCCCGGCGACGGCGCCCCGATCGGTGGCTGGTGGCACTGGAGCCGTGACCGGTTCCAGCCGCCGTCGGCGAGCAACACCACGATCGTGTCCTGGCCCGACATGCGCGACTTCACGCACGCCTACCCCACGGCGTACCCGAACCTCGGCGACGGGCGCCCCGCGACTCTCTTCTCCTCGTACGACCAGCAGACCGTGGACACGCATTTCCAGTGGATGCGCACGTACGGGATCGACACGGCCGCCCTGCAGCGGTTCAACCCGACCGGCGACGAGGGTCCCACCCGCGACGCCATGGCGGCCAAGGTGCGCGGCGCGGCCGAGGCCACCGGACGCAAGTTCTACATCATGTACGACGTCACGGGCTGGACGTCGATGCAGAACCAGATCAAGACGGACTGGTCGCAGAAGATGTCCCCGTACGCCTCCTCGCCCGCCTACGCCCGGCAGAACGGCAAGCCCGTCGTCTGCATCTGGGGTTTCGGCTTCAACGACGACGGCCGCCCGTTCCCGCCGGCCGCGTGCCTCGACGTCGTGAACTGGTTCAAGGCACAGGGCTGCTACGTGATCGGCGGCGTCCCCACCTACTGGCGCGAAGGCAAGAACGACAGCCGGGCCGGGTTCTCCGACGTCTACCACGCGTTCCACATGCTCTCGCCGTGGATGGTCGGCCGCACCGGGACGCTCGACGGGCTCGACTGGTTCCTGGCCAACGTGAACACGGCCGACCAGGCCGACTGCAACGCCCACGGCATCGACTACCAGCCGTGCGTGCTGCCCGGCGACCTCTCCTCCGGGCATCGGCGGCACGGCGACTTCTACTGGCGCAGCCTCTACAACATGATCAGGCTGGGCGCCCAGGGCCTGTACGTGTCCATGTTCGACGAGTTCAACGAGGGTAACCAGATCGCCAAGACGGCCGAGACCGGCGCGTCGGTGCCGGCCGGCACGGGCATCCGGGCGCTCGACGAGGACGGCACGTTCTGCTCAGCCGACTACTACCTGCGGATCACCGGCGACGGCGGGCGCATGTTGAAGGGGCAGACAGCCCTGACCGCGACGCGGCCGACGCCGCCCACCACCGGGACCCCGCCGGTTCCGACCGGTGACCTCGCCGCCGGCAAGCCCGTCACCGCCGGCAGCGCGAACGGCCCGTACGGGCCGGGCAACGCGGTCGACGGCAACGCGGGCAGCTACTGGGAGAGCACCAACCACGTCTTTCCCCAGTGGATCGAGGTCGATCTCGGGACCCCGTACGCGGTGAAGCGTCTGGTGCTGCGCCTGCCCGGCACCTGGGAGCGCCGCACCCAGACGATCACGGTGCCCGGCCGCGCCGCCGAGACGTACGTGTTCGACCCCGCCTCCGGCAACACCGTGACGATCACACTGCCGGGCACGTCCGTACGGCAACTGCGGTTGACCTTCACCGCCAACACCGGCTGGCCCGCCGCGCAACTGGCCGCCCTGGAGGCGTACGCGTAA